The following nucleotide sequence is from Chthoniobacterales bacterium.
CCCGCGCTCAGCTCGACCGCGCAGGCCGCGGGCACCGGGCTCGCTCTGGCCAAGGGCACGGGCGCCGTCGCGATGACCGGCCTTTCCGGCGTGCTCGGCGGGATGTTTGCCGGTCTCGCCGGAGCGTGGTTCGGAATGAAATGCTCGCTGGATCACGCGGAGTCGGCGCGCGAGCGCCGCTTCATCGTCGGCGTCGCCTGGTGGACGGCTGGCACGATCGTCGTCTTCATGGCGGCCTTGATGGCGCTGCTCTTGTGGGGAAGGCCGCTGCTGGCCACGAGGCCGACGCTGTGGATCGCCCTGATGGCGGCGGACATTTTGCTGTTCACCGCAATGGGACTCGGTTTCGGAATCCTGAATAATCGCGCGCTTCTGCGCATCCGCGCGGAGGAGCGGGTCAAGCGCGGCGCGGATGCCGCGGAGACTGCGGACTGTTCCTTCGAATATCGCAGCCGTGGGGAATTCCTGGGATTGCCCTTGCTCCATGTGCGCCTTGGCGGGTCCCCGGCGTCCGTCGCGAAGGGCTGGATCGCCTACGGAAATATCGCGGTCGCGCCGCTGCTGGCCTTCGGCGGCATCGCGGTCGGCGGCATTTCCCTGGGCGGGGTTTCGATTGGTATTTTCACGCTGGGCGGAATCGGGATCGGGCTTTTCTCGTTCTCGGGCCTCGCGATCGGGGGCGTGGTGATGGGCGGGATCGCACTGGGATGGATTGCGATCGGTGGCGCGGCCTGGGGTGCGCTTGCGGCGTTCGGCGGACAGGCCTGGGCGGGCCTCTACGGTCTCGGCCGCCACGTCTCGGCGCCGCACGCGAACGACGCGGCGGCGAAGGCGTTTTTCCACGACCATGGCCTCATGCAGGTGGCCGGATGGATTGCGGACCACGGCTGGTGGGCGCAGGCGGCAGTCTTCGGCCCGATCCTGCTTGGGCTGCTTTGGATTCGCCGCCTTCGCCGGCAGCAGAAGTTGAGAAACGTGGCGTTACTTTTGGCGGCTTCGATTTTTGGGCTTTCGTGCGCGCCGAAAAAAGAGGAACAAAAATCCATGGACTTCGCCGTCAAGACCGTGCCGGAGACGTTGTTTTTCTGCGTGGATGAAGCCGTGACGCAGGCGGAAATTCCCGATTTCGCGATGCGGGCCATCGGGCCGCTCTACGAGGCGCTTGGGAAAGCCGGGCAGCATCCCGCGGGCGACCTGCAATTTCTCTGCCCGCAGTGGAATGGCCCCGAGGGTAAAAGCAAACTTGTGATCGGGATTCCCGTCGCGAGCGAGTTTCCTGCGAAGGCGCCCGCCTATTTTTGGAAGGCGCCGGCCTACCGGTGCCTGTGGACGGAATACGTGGGACCGATGTCCGGCATCAAGGACGCCTGGGCGCAACTCGGCGCCGCGGTTGAAAAAAGCGAGCACCGCTGCGCGGGCTCGTGGCGCGAGGTCTATGTCCACTGGGTCGCGCCGGAGTCCGCCGAGAACCGGACGGAACTCCAATCGGGGATCGAGTGACGCGACGTTAGTTGCCGGCGGGCTTTGTTTCCGGTTCGGCGAGGCCGCCGACGTTCAGGAAGGGAAGGACGCCGCCGCCCTGAATGCGCGGCAACACGCCGTCCCATTTTTCGACGGAGCGGAGCTGGATGATCTCCGGACTCGAGCGCAGGGCCTCGGCCTCGCGCTTGATGGCGTCGGCGCGGGCCTTCGACTGGACTTCGGTGCTGTAGGCGGAGGCTTCGGCGGCGAGTTTGGTTTCGGCGGCGGAGGCCTCCGCCTGGGTCACGCGCATGAGCTTCTCGTTCTTGGCGCGCAGGGCTTCCTGCTCGGCTTTCACTTTCGACTCGATGGCGCGATTGAACTCGCCGCTGAAGGCGAAGTCGGTGATGGCGACGTTGGCGAGCTGCACGGCGTTGCCGATTTCCTTCTCCTTGAGCGTATTGTCGATGAAGGTGGTGATGGCCTGCTGGATGGCCTGTTTGACGACGGCGCGCTTGGTGACGAGCTCTTCGGCGGTGTATTGGGCGGTCACGGCCTTCACGGATTCCTGAATCGCGGGCTCCACGATGGCCGCGGCGACGCCGTAGGTGTTGCCAATGCGCTGGTAAACCAGCGGCACGAGCGGGCCGATGAGCGAGTAGGCGACATTGACCTCCGTGGAGACGGTCTGGAGATCCTTCGAGGCGGCGGTGGCCTTTGCGTTGATGGGAACGAGGCGCACGTCGATCTGCTCGACCTGGTCCACGAAGGGCCGCTTGAAGTGCAGGCCTTCCGCGAGTGGCGCCATTTCGATCGCCCCGAAGCGCTTCACGACGCCGACGTGGCCTGCCTCGACGACGACGAAGAGGCTGCCGAGCAGGGCCACGGCCACGACGATGACGACGGCGAGAGGAATGAGGACTTTGGCAAAGGGATTCATGATAAACTAGATGTGGGTGATGACGGCTTCCCGGGTGAAGCGGACCTTCGCGCGGGCGGCGGATTTGTCTTCGGCGGAGCGGTAGCCGGCCGGACAGGCGGCGACGGTGAAATAGCCGGTGCCTTCGAGGCCGAGCGCCTTGTCGTAGGCGGCGGGGTCGAGGCCTTCCATCGGGCAGGTGTCGATTCCCAGCAGGGCGGCGGCGGACATGAATTGTCCCAGGGCAATGTAGACCTGGCGCGTGGACCAGGAGCGAATCTCGAGGCCAAAGGGGGGATTCTCCACGAATCCGGCAACGACCTTTTCAAAACCGGCGAGGCTCTCGACCGGGGTCCCCTGCACTTCGGCGGTGCGCTCGATGTGCCGGCGGACATCCGTCGCGTCGATGGGGTGCTTCACGGTGAAAACGACGACGTGCGAGGCGTCGGCGAGCTGACGCTGTCCCCAGGAAAGGCCGACGAGGGATTCCTTGACGGCCTGGTCGGTGATCACGAGGAATTTCCATGGCTGAAGGCCGAAGGATGACGGTGCGAGCACGAGAGCGTCCTCGAGCGCGGCCCACGTCTCGGCGGGGATCTTCTTCGCGGGATCGAATTGCTTGGTGGCATAGCGCCAGCGGAGCGCGGAGAGCAGGGTGGCGCCGGAAATAGGGTCCATGGCGGGTCATCGGAGCGGGCAAGGCCGGATTCGGCAAGGGGAAAACGGAGGCGGAATGGTTGACTTCCGGTCAATCGGTTGCATAACAAGGTTCCTCCTATGCGGCAAATCCTGAGGGCTCTCGCTTTTCTCGGCGTGGTGGCGCACGCCTCCGCGCTCACGATCACCATCGATGAAACCTACGCCGCGGGCTATTTTGACGGTAATCCGCAGGCCAAGGCCACGATGGAAAAGGCCGCCAGCGACCTCACCGCCGCACTGACGACCTCGCTCGGCGCCATCACGACGGATAAGTTCACGGGGCATCAGGGAACAGCCAGCGCGACCTTCGACTGGGACCTCATGACGCGGAATCCCTCGAATTTGTCGCAGCAGATTACGCTTCCGACGTTTCCCTTTGCTGACGGCGTCTTTAAGGTCTTCGCCGGAGCCACGACCGCCATCACGGGTGATGGACAGACCCTCGGCGCCGGCGCCCCGGTGAGCATGTCCTACCAGCTCGATGCCGAGGGCACCTCCGATGCGGAAATCGTCGCGGCTCTTCAGAAAGCGGTCGTCATTTCGAACGATGCCCTTTCCCGCGTCGCCGGGCCGAAGATCAACTCGGTTGACGACCAGGTGACGATCGGGGCTCAGACCGTGAACTACACGGTGAGCTTCGGGCCGATTGCCGGATTTCTCACGTTCGACGTGAACGAGAGCTGGCATTTCGACTGGCAGACGCCGCCCGGCGCCGGGGAATACGATTTCTACACCGTGATGCTGCACGAGATGATGCACAGTCTCGGCCTGGGGAATTCCTTCGCCTGGAATTCGATGACGTCCAACGGAACCGACTGGACCGGCCCGAACGTCATCGCGCTGAAAGGCAATGGCGCCGGATTGATCCATCGATATTACAACGAGGGCACGCCGGATCAGACGACAGACGGTGCGCACATCATGCCGGGAACCATGAGCACGACGGTGGAAGGGGGCGTCGCCCAGGAAGCGGTGATGACCCCGAGCATCGGCAAGGGCGAGCGCCGCCTGATCACGCAGCTCGACGTCGCCTTCCTCAAGGATCTCGGCTACGTGCCCACCCCGACGCCAACGCCTCCTTCCGATCCGCCGGTCGATCCGCCGGCGCCTCCCGAGCCGGAGGCTCCCGCGACCCCGGCCACGATCGGAAAGGTTGCGAAAAAGGTCACGAAGCCGAAGGCCACCGTGAATCTTGCCGCGCCGACGGGCGGAGCCTACCTCGAGTATTCGCTCAACAAGGGACCGTTCGTGAAGGCGAAGGGCAACAAACTCAAGCTCAAGCTGCTGCCCGGCAAGAACGTGATCCTGATTCGCTCGACAGATCCCACGACGGGCAAATCCTCACCGACCAAAAAGGTGGTCATCAAATACACGGCGCCGTAGGCCGCGCCTCGCGCACGGCCTGGTCAAACGAAGGACGGGCCTAGTTGGCGGCCTTTCGCGCGCGGCGGGCGTCGATGAACGACTTCACGCACAGCGCGACGAAAACGAGACTGATCACGCCCATCGCGAGCTGCTCGATCTGCGGCGGGTTGCCGGCCATCAGTTTCGGGAAGCTTTTCAGGCTCATTCCGAGGCCGCCGGCGGTGCCGATGAGACCCAGCAGCGCCGCGACGTGCATGACGTGCATGCGGAGTTTCGGCACGGCGATGGCGGCGGCGCCGCAAAGGAAGATGACGATCCCGAGGTAGGTCGGAATGAGGGCTGTCTTGTGAATGGAGCCGGTTGCGATGAAGAAGGCGCCGCCGAGGGCGGACAGCACGAAACCGAAAATGATCGAGAGAGCGGGCATGTTCATGTGGCGGACACTATGAGGCTGCCGCGAGGTCGAGATCAATGCTCACGGGGCAGTGATCGCTTCCGAACACGTCCGGATGGATCGCGGCGGCGCGTAGTGCAGGACGAAGTGCCGGGGAGATCAAAAAGTAATCGATGCGCCAACCGACGTTCCGCGCGCGGGCGGACCCCATCTGGCTCCACCACGAGTAGTGGCCGCCGTCCTTTTGAAACTCGCGAAACGTGTCGATGAAGCCGGCCGCGACGAAGGCATCGAACCCGGCGCGTTCCTCCTTCGTGAAGCCGTGCGTGTTCTCGTTGCCCTTGGGCCGGGCGAGGTCGAGCGGTGTATGGGCGACGTTGAGATCGCCGCACCAGACGACAGGCTTCGTCTGCTCGAGGCCTTTCAAATACCCGAGGAAATCGCGGTCCCAGGCCTGGCGGTAGGGCAGCCGGGAGAGGTCGCGCTTCGAGTTCGGCACGTAGACGTTCACGAGATGGAACGCGGGAAACTCCGCGGTGATCACGCGGCCTTCGCGGTCGTGCTCCTCGTGGCCGATGCCGCAGGTGACGGCGAGTGGCGGCGTCTTCGCAAAGATCGCGGTGCCGGAGTAGCCGGGCCGCTCGGCGGCGTTCCAGATGCGCTCGTAGCTGCCGCGCCACTCGATGTGCGTGAGCTGGTCGGGCCGGGCCTTCGTTTCCTGCAGGCAGACGATGTCGGCCCCGTCCTTTTCGAGCCAGTCGCCGAAGCCCTTGTTCTGCACGGCGCGGATGCCGTTGACGTTCCAGCTGACGAGGCGCACGGCGATAAAATCAGGCTGCGCCGGCGAGGCGGAGATCGGCGCGCACGCCGTGGTGATCCGAGACGAGCGTGGGAATCACGTCGACGTGCTCGACCTTGAGGCCGGAGTTGTAGAAGAGGTGGTCCATCACGTAGGGCCGGCGGCGCCAGGTGGGCTCGGTATTCTGCGCGGTGCGGTAGCCGGCGTCGCGGAACTGCTC
It contains:
- a CDS encoding GyrI-like domain-containing protein, which codes for PALSSTAQAAGTGLALAKGTGAVAMTGLSGVLGGMFAGLAGAWFGMKCSLDHAESARERRFIVGVAWWTAGTIVVFMAALMALLLWGRPLLATRPTLWIALMAADILLFTAMGLGFGILNNRALLRIRAEERVKRGADAAETADCSFEYRSRGEFLGLPLLHVRLGGSPASVAKGWIAYGNIAVAPLLAFGGIAVGGISLGGVSIGIFTLGGIGIGLFSFSGLAIGGVVMGGIALGWIAIGGAAWGALAAFGGQAWAGLYGLGRHVSAPHANDAAAKAFFHDHGLMQVAGWIADHGWWAQAAVFGPILLGLLWIRRLRRQQKLRNVALLLAASIFGLSCAPKKEEQKSMDFAVKTVPETLFFCVDEAVTQAEIPDFAMRAIGPLYEALGKAGQHPAGDLQFLCPQWNGPEGKSKLVIGIPVASEFPAKAPAYFWKAPAYRCLWTEYVGPMSGIKDAWAQLGAAVEKSEHRCAGSWREVYVHWVAPESAENRTELQSGIE
- a CDS encoding prohibitin family protein — protein: MNPFAKVLIPLAVVIVVAVALLGSLFVVVEAGHVGVVKRFGAIEMAPLAEGLHFKRPFVDQVEQIDVRLVPINAKATAASKDLQTVSTEVNVAYSLIGPLVPLVYQRIGNTYGVAAAIVEPAIQESVKAVTAQYTAEELVTKRAVVKQAIQQAITTFIDNTLKEKEIGNAVQLANVAITDFAFSGEFNRAIESKVKAEQEALRAKNEKLMRVTQAEASAAETKLAAEASAYSTEVQSKARADAIKREAEALRSSPEIIQLRSVEKWDGVLPRIQGGGVLPFLNVGGLAEPETKPAGN
- a CDS encoding NAD(P)H-dependent oxidoreductase produces the protein MDPISGATLLSALRWRYATKQFDPAKKIPAETWAALEDALVLAPSSFGLQPWKFLVITDQAVKESLVGLSWGQRQLADASHVVVFTVKHPIDATDVRRHIERTAEVQGTPVESLAGFEKVVAGFVENPPFGLEIRSWSTRQVYIALGQFMSAAALLGIDTCPMEGLDPAAYDKALGLEGTGYFTVAACPAGYRSAEDKSAARAKVRFTREAVITHI
- a CDS encoding matrixin family metalloprotease, encoding MRQILRALAFLGVVAHASALTITIDETYAAGYFDGNPQAKATMEKAASDLTAALTTSLGAITTDKFTGHQGTASATFDWDLMTRNPSNLSQQITLPTFPFADGVFKVFAGATTAITGDGQTLGAGAPVSMSYQLDAEGTSDAEIVAALQKAVVISNDALSRVAGPKINSVDDQVTIGAQTVNYTVSFGPIAGFLTFDVNESWHFDWQTPPGAGEYDFYTVMLHEMMHSLGLGNSFAWNSMTSNGTDWTGPNVIALKGNGAGLIHRYYNEGTPDQTTDGAHIMPGTMSTTVEGGVAQEAVMTPSIGKGERRLITQLDVAFLKDLGYVPTPTPTPPSDPPVDPPAPPEPEAPATPATIGKVAKKVTKPKATVNLAAPTGGAYLEYSLNKGPFVKAKGNKLKLKLLPGKNVILIRSTDPTTGKSSPTKKVVIKYTAP
- a CDS encoding exodeoxyribonuclease III, whose translation is MRLVSWNVNGIRAVQNKGFGDWLEKDGADIVCLQETKARPDQLTHIEWRGSYERIWNAAERPGYSGTAIFAKTPPLAVTCGIGHEEHDREGRVITAEFPAFHLVNVYVPNSKRDLSRLPYRQAWDRDFLGYLKGLEQTKPVVWCGDLNVAHTPLDLARPKGNENTHGFTKEERAGFDAFVAAGFIDTFREFQKDGGHYSWWSQMGSARARNVGWRIDYFLISPALRPALRAAAIHPDVFGSDHCPVSIDLDLAAAS